One Comamonas endophytica DNA window includes the following coding sequences:
- a CDS encoding IclR family transcriptional regulator, with the protein MTGPEGEPAASNGFVTAVARALQLLEAYALGESHLSLAELSRRCQLHKTTVLRLARTLAHHGYMVQREDGDWRLGPAAGWLGARYKAGFDVQNVLEPALRALTLACGESAAFYVREGNARTCIVRVEGPQALRHHARMGEELPLDKGSPGRVILAFSGEPGALYEQIRERGYHYSIGEREQGVATVSAPVFGMHWRLFGSVCISGPASRLPVQKLESLAQTLLATANQLSYALAGTAGNTGTSAVRTSRWHP; encoded by the coding sequence ATGACCGGGCCGGAGGGCGAGCCGGCTGCCTCCAATGGCTTCGTGACCGCGGTGGCGCGCGCGCTGCAGCTGCTCGAGGCCTATGCGCTGGGCGAATCCCATCTGTCGCTGGCCGAGCTCAGCCGGCGCTGCCAGCTGCACAAGACCACCGTGCTGCGGCTGGCGCGCACGCTGGCCCACCATGGCTACATGGTGCAGCGCGAAGACGGCGACTGGCGCCTGGGGCCGGCCGCGGGCTGGCTGGGCGCGCGCTACAAGGCCGGCTTCGACGTGCAGAACGTGCTCGAGCCGGCGCTGCGCGCGCTGACGCTGGCGTGCGGCGAAAGCGCGGCCTTCTATGTGCGCGAGGGCAATGCGCGCACCTGCATCGTGCGTGTCGAGGGGCCGCAGGCGCTGCGCCACCACGCGCGCATGGGCGAGGAACTGCCGCTGGACAAGGGCTCGCCCGGGCGCGTCATCCTGGCCTTCTCAGGCGAGCCCGGGGCGCTCTATGAACAGATCCGCGAGCGCGGCTACCACTACTCCATCGGTGAGCGCGAGCAGGGCGTGGCCACCGTATCCGCGCCGGTCTTCGGCATGCACTGGCGGCTGTTCGGCTCGGTCTGCATCTCCGGCCCGGCTTCGCGCCTGCCGGTTCAGAAGCTCGAGTCGCTGGCGCAGACGCTGCTGGCCACGGCCAACCAGCTGTCGTATGCATTGGCTGGAACCGCCGGGAACACGGGCACCTCGGCGGTGCGCACTTCGCGCTGGCATCCCTGA
- a CDS encoding TorF family putative porin gives MSRAWIKTIGVAFAAALPMLASAQLTANVSLTSNYKFRGQDQDASRTKAFKPALQGGFDYSFGDTGWYVGNWNSSVDWVPGNSLESDFYAGYKFEGGGVAWDLGALTYVYPGGKVANTTEIYAAAGFGPLTAKYSHTVSKRYFGFDGGRNTGYFNLAFAQEVAPKVTFKASVGYTRFSSDVEGTPNYADYSVGGAYDFGDGLSLGAAVVGANKKNHFGFVNKNRFVVSLTKAL, from the coding sequence ATGTCCCGTGCCTGGATCAAGACCATCGGTGTCGCCTTTGCCGCCGCTCTGCCCATGCTGGCCAGCGCCCAGCTGACCGCCAACGTCAGCCTGACCAGCAATTACAAGTTCCGTGGACAAGACCAGGACGCGAGCCGCACCAAGGCCTTCAAGCCGGCCCTGCAAGGCGGCTTCGACTACAGCTTCGGCGATACCGGCTGGTATGTGGGCAACTGGAACTCCAGCGTCGACTGGGTGCCCGGCAACTCGCTCGAGAGCGATTTCTACGCCGGCTACAAGTTCGAAGGCGGCGGCGTGGCCTGGGACCTGGGCGCACTGACCTACGTCTACCCGGGCGGCAAGGTGGCCAACACCACCGAGATCTATGCCGCCGCCGGCTTCGGCCCGCTGACGGCCAAATATTCGCACACCGTGTCGAAGCGCTACTTCGGCTTCGACGGCGGGCGCAACACCGGCTACTTCAACCTGGCTTTTGCCCAGGAAGTGGCGCCCAAGGTGACCTTCAAGGCCTCGGTCGGCTACACGCGCTTCTCGAGCGATGTCGAAGGCACGCCGAACTACGCCGACTACAGCGTGGGCGGCGCCTACGACTTCGGTGACGGCCTGTCGCTGGGCGCGGCCGTCGTCGGCGCCAACAAGAAGAACCACTTCGGCTTCGTCAACAAGAACCGCTTCGTGGTTTCGCTGACCAAGGCCCTGTAA
- a CDS encoding ammonium transporter, which yields MKKLLASLCLGMSLLSGGIALAQTPAADATATTPAVEASAAAPAPEAVAAPAAAAPAPEAAAVATPSPVAEAPAAAAEAAPTLDSGDTAWMLTSTMLVILMIIPGLALFYGGLGRSKNMLSVLMQVFVIFSLITVLWTIYGYTLTFGGEGKFFGGFDKLFLKGITPDTLSSALKTIPEYVFVSFQATFAAITVALIVGSFAERIKFAAVLVFAVLWFTFSYIPMAHMVWGGGLLAEDGALDFAGGTVVHINAGIAGLVGAYVLGKRLGFGKESMAPHSLTLSMVGASLLWVGWFGFNAGSAGAANGIAGLAFVNTIVATGAATLSWLAAEALHKGKASMLGAISGAVAGLVAITPAAGFVGPMGAIVMGLIVGPLCVWGVGGLKRMLGADDAFDVFGVHGVGGIVGAILTGVFCAASLGGVEPANYSMGHQVWVQIKSVLVTLVWSGVVAFVSYKIADLLVGLRVSEEEERQGLDISSHGETAYVR from the coding sequence ATGAAAAAATTGCTTGCCTCCCTCTGCCTGGGCATGAGCCTGCTGTCAGGCGGTATCGCCCTGGCGCAGACGCCTGCGGCCGATGCGACTGCCACCACTCCCGCGGTGGAAGCGTCCGCTGCGGCGCCTGCACCTGAAGCCGTCGCTGCCCCGGCAGCCGCCGCACCCGCCCCCGAAGCGGCCGCGGTCGCTACCCCTTCTCCCGTGGCCGAAGCACCTGCTGCAGCCGCTGAAGCCGCGCCCACGCTCGACTCCGGCGACACCGCCTGGATGCTGACCTCGACCATGCTGGTGATCCTGATGATCATCCCCGGCCTGGCCCTGTTCTACGGCGGCCTGGGCCGCTCCAAGAACATGCTGTCGGTGCTGATGCAGGTCTTCGTGATCTTCTCGCTGATCACCGTGCTGTGGACCATCTACGGCTACACGCTGACCTTTGGCGGCGAAGGCAAGTTCTTCGGCGGCTTCGACAAGCTGTTCCTCAAGGGCATCACGCCCGACACGCTGTCGAGCGCACTGAAGACCATTCCCGAATACGTGTTCGTGTCCTTCCAGGCCACCTTCGCCGCCATCACCGTGGCGCTGATCGTCGGCTCCTTTGCCGAGCGCATCAAGTTCGCCGCGGTGCTGGTGTTCGCCGTGCTGTGGTTCACCTTCAGCTACATCCCGATGGCCCACATGGTCTGGGGCGGCGGCCTGCTGGCCGAAGACGGCGCGCTGGACTTCGCCGGCGGCACCGTGGTGCACATCAATGCCGGTATCGCCGGTCTGGTCGGTGCCTACGTCCTGGGCAAGCGCCTGGGCTTCGGCAAGGAGTCGATGGCCCCGCACAGCCTGACGCTGAGCATGGTCGGTGCCTCGCTGCTGTGGGTGGGCTGGTTCGGCTTCAACGCCGGCTCGGCCGGCGCGGCCAACGGCATTGCCGGCCTGGCTTTCGTCAACACCATCGTCGCCACCGGCGCCGCCACCCTGTCGTGGCTGGCTGCCGAAGCGCTGCACAAGGGCAAGGCCTCGATGCTGGGCGCGATCTCGGGTGCCGTCGCCGGCCTCGTGGCCATCACTCCCGCCGCCGGCTTCGTCGGCCCGATGGGCGCCATCGTCATGGGCCTGATCGTCGGTCCCCTGTGCGTGTGGGGCGTGGGTGGCCTCAAGCGCATGCTGGGTGCCGATGACGCGTTCGACGTGTTCGGCGTGCACGGTGTCGGCGGCATCGTCGGCGCCATCCTGACCGGCGTGTTCTGTGCCGCCAGCCTGGGCGGCGTTGAGCCGGCCAACTACTCCATGGGCCACCAGGTCTGGGTGCAGATCAAGAGCGTGCTCGTGACGCTGGTGTGGTCGGGTGTCGTGGCTTTCGTTTCCTACAAGATCGCGGATCTGCTGGTCGGCCTGCGCGTCAGCGAGGAAGAAGAGCGCCAGGGCCTGGACATCAGCTCCCACGGCGAAACCGCCTACGTGCGGTAA
- the glnK gene encoding P-II family nitrogen regulator — MKMVTAIIKPFKLDEVREALSDIGVQGITVTEVKGFGRQKGHTELYRGAEYVVDFLPKLKIEAAIADDMVDRALEAIEAAARTGKIGDGKIFVSHLEQVVRIRTGETGQEAL, encoded by the coding sequence ATGAAAATGGTGACCGCCATCATCAAACCCTTCAAGCTCGATGAAGTGCGCGAAGCACTGTCCGACATCGGCGTGCAGGGCATTACCGTGACCGAAGTCAAGGGCTTCGGCCGCCAGAAGGGCCATACCGAGCTGTACCGCGGGGCGGAATACGTGGTCGACTTCCTGCCCAAGCTGAAGATCGAGGCGGCGATCGCCGACGACATGGTCGACCGCGCGCTCGAAGCCATCGAGGCCGCGGCCCGCACCGGCAAGATCGGCGACGGCAAGATCTTCGTTTCCCACCTCGAGCAGGTGGTGCGCATCCGCACCGGCGAGACCGGCCAGGAAGCCCTCTGA